From one Macrobrachium rosenbergii isolate ZJJX-2024 chromosome 52, ASM4041242v1, whole genome shotgun sequence genomic stretch:
- the LOC136833653 gene encoding mucin-13-like isoform X1, whose translation MLGVRSLILFCCVWWALPLPNSSRDSSRSFRTSDTRTEAPSGTSVTRRTASNTSRRQTPTTSDGDTGNILQLTGHSSARSSKLVQASGSASPALTTKPLRPSLSPNPSSSPFLSPPRHLYQFPQQPPFPSQDQSTTPFPSTTPSPSTTPSPSTTPSPSSQPQPQDPRTSSTTQVTSSSQGRPKDTGSNSLLPKYLPPKYFNFYLVFSLLLSLPLILFIIFALFFFVLTLLVSTCYVLLPCTS comes from the exons ATGCTGGGCGTAAGATCTCTGATACT ATTTTGCTGTGTGTGGTGGGCGCTGCCTTTGCCCAATTCGAGTCGGGATTCGTCAAGATCCTTCAGGACAAGCGATACCAGGACGGAGGCGCCTTCGGGAACTTCCGTGACCAGGAGGACGGCATCAAATACTTCGAGGAGACAGACGCCAACAACATCCGACGGGGATACTGGGAATATCCTTCAGCTGACGGGACACTCCTCCGCACGGAGTTCGAAG CTGGTCCAGGCATCGGGTTCCGCATCACCAGCTCTAACCACCAAGCCCCTACGCCCATCGCTCAGCCCCAACCCCAGTTCCAGCCCGTTCCTCAGCCCGCCCCGGCACCTGTACCAGTTCCCACAGCAGCCCCCATTCCCGTCGCAAGACCAGTCCACAACCCCATTCCCGTCCACAACCCCATCCCCGTCCACAACCCCATCCCCGTCCACAACCCCATCCCCCTCTTCACAACCACAACCCCAGGACCCCAGAACCTCTTCGACTACCCAGGTAACCTCGAGTTCTCAAGGTCGTCCCAAGGACACCGGTTCAAATTCACTGCTGCCTAAGTACCTCCCGCCGAAGTATTTCAACTTCTACCTTGTCTTCTCGCTGTTGCTCAGCCTCCCTCTCATCCTGTTTATCATCTTcgctctcttcttcttcgtcctgaCCTTACTGGTTTCTACTTGCTACGTCCTCCTGCCTTGCACCTCCTGA
- the LOC136833653 gene encoding uncharacterized protein isoform X2: MRSLILLCVVGAAFAQFESGFVKILQDKRYQDGGAFGNFRDQEDGIKYFEETDANNIRRGYWEYPSADGTLLRTEFEAGPGIGFRITSSNHQAPTPIAQPQPQFQPVPQPAPAPVPVPTAAPIPVARPVHNPIPVHNPIPVHNPIPVHNPIPLFTTTTPGPQNLFDYPGNLEFSRSSQGHRFKFTAA; encoded by the exons ATGAGGTCCTTG ATTTTGCTGTGTGTGGTGGGCGCTGCCTTTGCCCAATTCGAGTCGGGATTCGTCAAGATCCTTCAGGACAAGCGATACCAGGACGGAGGCGCCTTCGGGAACTTCCGTGACCAGGAGGACGGCATCAAATACTTCGAGGAGACAGACGCCAACAACATCCGACGGGGATACTGGGAATATCCTTCAGCTGACGGGACACTCCTCCGCACGGAGTTCGAAG CTGGTCCAGGCATCGGGTTCCGCATCACCAGCTCTAACCACCAAGCCCCTACGCCCATCGCTCAGCCCCAACCCCAGTTCCAGCCCGTTCCTCAGCCCGCCCCGGCACCTGTACCAGTTCCCACAGCAGCCCCCATTCCCGTCGCAAGACCAGTCCACAACCCCATTCCCGTCCACAACCCCATCCCCGTCCACAACCCCATCCCCGTCCACAACCCCATCCCCCTCTTCACAACCACAACCCCAGGACCCCAGAACCTCTTCGACTACCCAGGTAACCTCGAGTTCTCAAGGTCGTCCCAAGGACACCGGTTCAAATTCACTGCTGCCTAA